In Silene latifolia isolate original U9 population chromosome X, ASM4854445v1, whole genome shotgun sequence, the following proteins share a genomic window:
- the LOC141623054 gene encoding gamma carbonic anhydrase 1, mitochondrial-like has product MGTLGRAIYTVGFWIRETGQAMDRLGCRLQGNHHFQEHLSRHRTLMNIFDKAPVVDKEAFVAPSASVIGDVRIGCGSSIWYGCVLRGDVNHISIGSGTNIQDNSLVHVAKSNLAGKVLPTIIGDNVTVGHSAVLHACTVDDEAFVGMGATLLDGVVVEKHAMVAAGALVRQNTRIPSGQVWGGNPAKFLRNLTEEEIAFIAQSAANYTNLAQIHAAENAKSFDEIEFEKALRKKYANKDEEYDSMIGIVRETPPELILPDNVLPDKAAQKSS; this is encoded by the exons ATGGGTACACTGGGTCGGGCAATCTACACCGTCGGGTTTTGGATCCGAGAAACGGGTCAAGCTATGGATCGTCTCGGTTGCCGCCTTCAAGGCAACCACCATTTTCAAGAACACT TGTCTCGGCATCGGACTTTGATGAACATTTTTGATAAGGCACCCGTGGTCGACAAGGAAGCCTTCGTGGCACCAAGTGCTTCTGTTATTGGAGATGTTCGGATCGGATGCGGCTCTTCCATTTGGTATGGCTGTGTTTTAAGAG GTGATGTAAACCACATTTCTATTGGGTCTGGAACCAATATTCAAGATAATTCTCTTGTTCATGTGGCAAAGTCAAACTTAGCCGGGAAGGTGTTGCCGACTATCATTGGAGATAATGTTACTGTTG GTCACAGTGCAGTCTTACATGCTTGTACTGTTGATGATGAGGCATTTGTTGGTATGGGTGCCACATTACTTGATGGAGTAGTTGTTGAAAAACATGCCATGGTTGCTGCTGGAGCCCTTGTAAGGCAGAATACTAGGATTCCTTCTGGACAG GTTTGGGGAGGTAATCCAGCCAAATTTCTGAGGAACCTTACAGAGGAAGAGATTGCTTTCATTGCCCAGTCAGCCGCTAATTACACCAACCTAGCACAGATTCATGCAGCTGAAAATGCAAAGAGCTTTGACGAGATTGAATTTGAGAAGGCACTAAGAAAGAAATATGCTAACAAAGACGAGGAGTATGATTCCATGATTGGCATTGTTCGAGAAACCCCACCTGAGCTTATCCTCCCTGACAATGTCTTACCCGATAAAGCTGCACAGAAATCTTCGTGA
- the LOC141623053 gene encoding uncharacterized protein LOC141623053, which yields MGLLRALSTTKGRRGGYDKLLDETNEDSNPCVGNQQTPVLKRVMSVPAKVLFGSSSRKIKTTTSSSYSSSSSWERNFQANTNNNNNCNSKSKKQQEMKKGGKVHPVFGLFDGRSWSKRKFTANPEFSRYIDYLKEGGVGGVRAAEQGRS from the coding sequence ATGGGTCTTTTGAGAGCTTTGAGTACCACCAAAGGTCGTCGAGGAGGGTACGATAAACTACTAGACGAAACCAACGAGGATAGTAACCCGTGTGTTGGTAATCAACAAACTCCGGTATTGAAGAGAGTAATGAGTGTACCAGCAAAAGTATTATTCGGGTCTTCTTCTAGAAAAATCAAAACAACAACGTCTTCATCTTATTCATCGTCTTCATCGTGGGAAAGAAATTTTCAAGCAAAtacgaataataataataattgtaatagTAAGTCGAAGAAACAACAAGAGATGAAGAAAGGAGGGAAAGTACATCCAGTGTTTGGATTGTTTGATGGAAGGTCATGGAGTAAAAGGAAGTTCACAGCTAACCCTGAATTTTCAAGGTATATTGACTATTTGAAAGAGGGTGGTGTAGGCGGCGTTAGGGCTGCCGAACAAGGACGTTCATAA